In Colwellia sp. PAMC 20917, a single genomic region encodes these proteins:
- a CDS encoding CTP synthase, whose protein sequence is MTTRYIFVTGGVVSSLGKGIAAASLAAILEARGLKVTMLKLDPYINVDPGTMSPIQHGEVFVTEDGAETDLDLGHYERFIRTKMTKLNNFTTGRIYQDILARERKGEFLGATIQVIPHITNDIKRRVIEGAEGYDVAMVEIGGTVGDIESQPFLEAIRQLGTELGRERAMYMHLTLVPYIKTAGEIKTKPTQHSVKELRSIGIVPDILVCRSERTVPANERAKISLFTNVAEKAVLSMRDVDSIYKIPALLKAQGIDELVVKRFGLDVPAADLSEWEKVLYQEANPFGEVTIGMVGKYIELPDAYKSVNEALKHAGLKNQVTVNIKYIDSQDLESKGTDVLGTVDAILVPGGFGIRGVEGKILAAKYARENKVPYLGICLGMQVALIDYARNVAGLTDAHSTEFNPETPHPVVGLINEWLDEEGQVEYRHENSDLGGTMRLGSQLCHLVKGTKAYDVYGSETIYERHRHRYEVNNNYREQISKAGLVFSGLSTDKTLVEMIEIPDHPWFIAGQFHPEFNSTPRDGHPLFESFIAASFEHQKQQSS, encoded by the coding sequence ATGACAACTAGATATATTTTTGTAACCGGCGGCGTTGTATCGTCTCTTGGTAAAGGTATTGCCGCGGCTTCTCTTGCTGCAATTCTTGAAGCACGCGGCTTAAAAGTCACAATGTTAAAACTTGACCCTTATATTAATGTTGACCCGGGTACGATGAGTCCTATTCAACATGGTGAAGTGTTTGTTACCGAAGACGGCGCGGAAACTGATTTGGATTTAGGGCATTATGAACGATTTATTCGTACCAAAATGACCAAGCTTAATAACTTCACCACCGGCAGAATATATCAAGATATTCTTGCACGTGAGCGCAAAGGTGAGTTTTTAGGTGCCACTATTCAAGTTATTCCTCATATTACTAACGACATTAAGCGTCGCGTTATCGAGGGTGCTGAAGGTTATGACGTTGCTATGGTTGAGATTGGCGGCACGGTTGGTGATATTGAATCACAACCTTTCTTAGAAGCTATCCGCCAGTTAGGTACAGAATTAGGACGTGAGCGTGCGATGTATATGCACCTAACGTTAGTGCCTTATATTAAAACAGCCGGCGAAATTAAAACAAAACCAACTCAACATTCAGTGAAAGAGCTGCGTTCAATCGGTATCGTCCCTGATATTTTAGTGTGTCGAAGTGAACGCACTGTGCCTGCTAATGAGCGAGCAAAAATATCTTTGTTTACCAATGTTGCTGAAAAAGCGGTTTTATCAATGCGTGACGTTGATAGTATTTATAAGATTCCGGCGTTACTTAAAGCCCAAGGTATTGATGAATTAGTGGTTAAACGTTTTGGTCTTGATGTACCCGCAGCCGATTTAAGTGAATGGGAAAAAGTACTCTATCAAGAAGCTAACCCTTTTGGTGAAGTTACCATAGGCATGGTAGGTAAATATATTGAATTACCAGACGCGTATAAATCTGTTAACGAAGCATTAAAACATGCCGGCTTGAAAAACCAAGTAACGGTAAACATTAAATACATTGACTCACAAGATCTTGAGAGCAAAGGAACTGATGTTTTAGGAACCGTTGATGCGATATTAGTGCCAGGTGGTTTTGGTATTCGTGGCGTTGAAGGAAAAATTTTAGCGGCGAAATATGCCCGTGAAAACAAAGTGCCTTATTTAGGGATTTGTTTAGGTATGCAAGTGGCGCTTATTGATTATGCCCGCAATGTTGCAGGTCTTACTGACGCTCATAGCACCGAATTTAACCCTGAAACCCCACATCCAGTGGTTGGTTTAATTAATGAATGGTTAGATGAAGAAGGCCAAGTTGAATACCGTCATGAAAATTCAGACTTAGGCGGCACGATGCGTTTAGGTTCACAATTGTGCCACCTTGTGAAAGGTACCAAGGCATATGACGTATATGGCAGTGAAACAATTTATGAGAGACACCGTCATCGTTATGAGGTAAATAATAACTACCGTGAGCAAATTAGCAAAGCTGGTTTGGTGTTCTCGGGGTTATCTACGGATAAAACATTAGTTGAGATGATTGAAATACCGGATCATCCTTGGTTTATTGCTGGGCAGTTTCATCCTGAGTTTAATTCAACTCCACGTGATGGACACCCATTGTTTGAAAGCTTTATTGCTGCTTCATTTGAGCATCAAAAACAGCAATCAAGTTAA
- the eno gene encoding phosphopyruvate hydratase: protein MSNISKIIAREIMDSRGNPTVEADVFLASGAWGRAAAPSGASTGSREALELRDGDKSRYLGKGVLKAVAAINNDIQAVLIGQSALEQATIDQIMIDLDGTENKEKFGANAILAVSLANAKAAAMEKKVQLFEHIADLNGTPGQYSLPLPMMNIINGGEHADNNVDIQEFMIQPVSAKSFSEALRMGAEIFHALKKVLSAKGLNTAVGDEGGFAPDLASNADALAVIKEAVSAAGYELGKDITLAMDCAASEFYDSEKGIYDLKGEGKQFTANEFSDFLATLCEEYPIVSIEDGLDESDWDGFAYQTKLLGDKIQIVGDDLFVTNTKILARGIEQGIGNSILIKFNQIGTLTETLAAIKMAKDAGFTAVISHRSGETEDATIADLAVGTAAGQIKTGSLCRSDRVSKYNQLLRIEEYLGDKAIFNGLSEVKGQ, encoded by the coding sequence ATGTCGAATATCAGTAAAATTATCGCCCGTGAAATTATGGACTCTCGTGGTAACCCAACCGTTGAAGCTGACGTTTTTTTAGCATCGGGTGCTTGGGGTCGTGCTGCTGCACCCTCTGGCGCATCAACCGGTTCACGTGAAGCGTTAGAGTTACGTGATGGTGATAAGTCTCGTTATTTAGGTAAAGGCGTATTAAAAGCGGTTGCGGCGATAAACAATGACATTCAAGCGGTATTGATCGGACAAAGTGCTTTAGAACAAGCCACTATTGATCAAATCATGATCGACTTAGACGGTACTGAAAATAAAGAAAAATTTGGTGCCAATGCTATTTTAGCGGTTTCATTAGCAAATGCAAAAGCAGCCGCAATGGAAAAGAAAGTACAATTGTTTGAACATATCGCTGATTTAAACGGAACTCCGGGTCAATACTCATTACCTTTACCTATGATGAATATCATCAATGGCGGTGAACATGCAGACAATAATGTTGATATTCAAGAATTCATGATCCAACCGGTAAGTGCTAAAAGTTTCAGTGAAGCATTACGTATGGGCGCTGAGATATTTCATGCCTTGAAAAAAGTATTATCTGCAAAAGGTTTAAATACTGCAGTTGGTGATGAAGGTGGTTTTGCACCAGATTTAGCCTCGAATGCTGACGCTTTAGCCGTTATTAAGGAAGCCGTTTCTGCTGCCGGTTATGAATTAGGTAAAGACATTACGTTAGCGATGGATTGTGCTGCTTCAGAATTTTATGATAGCGAGAAAGGCATTTACGATCTGAAAGGCGAAGGTAAGCAATTTACAGCTAACGAATTCTCTGATTTCTTAGCAACGCTATGTGAAGAATACCCTATCGTTTCTATTGAAGACGGCTTGGATGAGTCTGATTGGGATGGTTTTGCTTACCAAACAAAATTATTGGGCGATAAAATACAAATTGTTGGCGATGATTTATTTGTAACGAATACTAAAATCTTAGCTCGTGGTATTGAACAAGGTATTGGCAACTCAATTTTAATTAAGTTTAACCAGATTGGTACCTTAACTGAAACATTAGCGGCGATTAAAATGGCGAAAGATGCTGGCTTTACTGCCGTTATTTCTCATCGTTCAGGCGAAACTGAAGATGCAACGATTGCTGATTTAGCGGTAGGTACAGCGGCAGGCCAAATTAAAACCGGTTCACTTTGTCGTTCAGACCGTGTTTCTAAGTACAACCAATTATTACGTATTGAAGAGTACCTTGGTGATAAAGCTATATTTAATGGCCTGTCAGAAGTTAAAGGCCAATAA
- a CDS encoding transporter substrate-binding domain-containing protein: MITNRVFIKFICLLSVLFYCNTSIATDILRVSIPQMPVHAVSKDEGVLVDFVKVLAKKLDQNIEIQIVPFSRSIYYVITNQVDFHLPFIKPQAENSPQDNFIYSDETIFHVNFVLYTHKDRFVDLTKLVNYKIETDAAHLPFFSELKMGSSCILCSLKKVQHKMTDGYIFADSSTDPLLRENLPLLAAVKRQLYKKFEVKMVFPKTEKGQSLNKALSVIVNEMRLSGELQQLLSSVDFVYNDWQIE, encoded by the coding sequence GTGATTACCAATCGTGTGTTTATTAAGTTTATTTGCCTTTTGAGTGTGTTGTTTTACTGTAATACCAGTATTGCGACAGATATATTACGTGTCAGTATTCCTCAAATGCCAGTTCATGCGGTAAGTAAAGATGAAGGGGTTTTGGTCGATTTTGTTAAAGTGCTTGCCAAGAAACTAGACCAAAATATAGAAATCCAGATAGTGCCTTTTTCGCGTTCTATCTATTATGTTATTACTAATCAAGTTGATTTTCATTTACCCTTTATTAAGCCCCAAGCTGAGAATTCGCCTCAAGATAACTTTATTTACTCAGACGAAACTATTTTTCATGTCAACTTTGTACTTTATACCCATAAAGATAGGTTTGTTGATCTCACTAAACTGGTAAATTATAAAATTGAAACTGATGCTGCTCACCTGCCTTTTTTTAGTGAATTAAAGATGGGTTCTAGTTGTATCCTTTGTAGTTTAAAGAAAGTGCAGCACAAAATGACCGACGGTTATATTTTTGCTGATTCTTCCACCGATCCTCTTTTACGTGAAAATTTGCCGTTGTTAGCTGCTGTTAAACGTCAACTTTATAAAAAGTTTGAAGTTAAAATGGTTTTTCCTAAGACAGAGAAAGGACAAAGTCTGAATAAAGCACTCAGTGTAATTGTTAATGAAATGCGCTTGTCAGGAGAGCTACAGCAGTTATTATCCTCAGTTGACTTTGTCTATAATGATTGGCAAATAGAATGA
- a CDS encoding VOC family protein encodes MSIFTHVTVGTNDLTQSRTFYDNVLKTIGLKRIADLDENGTIWGVDAPSFFVLKPANGQSASVGNGVTVSFEAPNRAAIDAFHAAAIAAGSPDEGAPGTRDWAPNAYAAYTRDPDGNKLAVYCFKEA; translated from the coding sequence ATGAGCATATTTACTCATGTAACTGTTGGTACTAACGACTTAACTCAATCACGCACTTTCTACGATAACGTTTTAAAGACAATTGGCCTTAAGCGCATCGCTGATTTAGATGAAAATGGCACTATTTGGGGCGTAGATGCACCATCATTCTTCGTTTTAAAACCAGCCAATGGTCAATCAGCTAGTGTTGGTAATGGTGTTACTGTCAGTTTTGAAGCGCCGAACCGCGCAGCGATTGACGCATTCCATGCCGCCGCAATAGCTGCTGGTAGCCCTGATGAAGGCGCTCCTGGTACACGAGATTGGGCACCAAATGCATACGCGGCGTATACTCGCGACCCTGATGGCAACAAGCTAGCAGTCTACTGCTTTAAAGAAGCTTAG
- a CDS encoding efflux RND transporter periplasmic adaptor subunit produces the protein MSNKPVSTAPTSTSTFTNRLPLLILVAILVVLIVYLQWPEAKQEESKFERVVAVKMLPVVLTEFIESVEAVGTARANEQVIITSKYSDLVDAINFDDGQKVKKGAVLVKLNNQEELAKVNELTANLSESQAHLTRLTKLLSSNTTSKSLVEQQEAKTKAIEAQLVSANSKVNDLIIRAPFAGVLGFREVSKGAYLDAGDIITSLDDLSSVKVDFHLPERLLTHIHVGQQVTAFNSAYQGKEFIGEITAIDSRIDASTRSIKVRATINNKALKLRPGMLLNISVLLQVENILQLPESSIIPIENIHYVFVVREDKAVRKAIKIGRRHPGVVEVISGLVAGEEVVVEGALKLRDGSAVSISGQKAETDIPENGSKI, from the coding sequence ATGTCAAATAAGCCTGTATCTACAGCACCAACAAGTACTTCTACTTTTACCAACCGACTACCTTTATTGATTTTAGTTGCTATTTTAGTCGTCTTAATTGTTTATTTGCAGTGGCCTGAAGCTAAGCAGGAAGAAAGTAAATTTGAACGTGTTGTTGCGGTAAAAATGCTGCCAGTGGTACTTACTGAATTTATTGAGAGTGTTGAAGCTGTCGGTACAGCGCGCGCTAATGAACAAGTGATTATTACCAGTAAATATTCAGATCTTGTTGATGCGATTAATTTTGACGATGGTCAAAAAGTAAAAAAAGGTGCTGTGTTAGTTAAGCTGAATAATCAAGAAGAGCTGGCTAAAGTTAACGAGTTAACCGCCAACTTGTCAGAATCACAGGCACATTTAACGCGTTTAACTAAGCTGCTTTCTAGCAACACAACCTCTAAATCTCTAGTCGAGCAGCAAGAAGCAAAAACTAAAGCGATTGAAGCACAACTTGTGAGTGCAAACAGTAAAGTAAATGATTTAATTATTCGTGCACCATTTGCTGGCGTTCTTGGTTTTCGTGAAGTGAGTAAAGGAGCTTATCTTGATGCGGGTGATATTATTACCAGCTTAGATGACCTGAGCAGTGTTAAGGTAGATTTTCATTTACCTGAGCGTTTACTCACTCATATTCATGTGGGTCAACAAGTGACTGCTTTTAATAGCGCCTATCAAGGTAAAGAGTTTATTGGTGAAATTACAGCGATTGATAGCCGTATTGATGCAAGCACGCGCAGTATTAAAGTTCGCGCTACTATCAATAATAAAGCGTTAAAACTGCGACCTGGTATGTTGCTTAATATTAGCGTGTTATTACAAGTAGAAAATATTTTGCAATTACCTGAAAGCAGTATTATTCCAATAGAGAATATTCACTACGTTTTTGTTGTTAGAGAAGACAAAGCTGTACGTAAAGCGATAAAGATTGGTCGACGTCACCCCGGAGTGGTAGAAGTTATATCAGGCTTAGTTGCCGGTGAAGAAGTTGTTGTAGAAGGAGCACTGAAACTTCGTGATGGCTCTGCTGTAAGTATTAGTGGTCAAAAAGCTGAAACAGATATTCCTGAAAATGGGAGCAAGATCTAG
- a CDS encoding ABC transporter permease translates to MNFKRFFAVVKARNIEFFRDRSSLGWNLFFPILMLAGLSFVFSGDGKAVYKVGVIDSKTVQSSFMETRYVDFIDYQDKALATVKLEQHAIDFLVDFSQKSYWVNQGSPNSYLVEKIFLGQHNNFQRLETYGKKIRYVDWVLPGILGMNMMFSCLFGVGYVIVRYRKNAVLKRLKATPLSAFEFVSAQLVSRIFIVMFMSSVVYIGCNFFFDFYMLGSYFDLFIIAVLGAISLISLGLLVASRSKSEELIGGLLNLTSWPMMLLSGVWFSLEGAPNAVKVFADFLPLTHLVAGARKVITEGATLADISYHLTALLIMSTIFLALGSYLFSWNTER, encoded by the coding sequence ATGAATTTCAAACGTTTTTTTGCGGTAGTCAAAGCCCGTAATATTGAATTTTTTCGCGATCGTTCATCATTAGGATGGAATTTGTTTTTCCCTATTCTTATGTTAGCGGGTTTATCTTTTGTTTTTTCTGGTGACGGAAAAGCCGTTTATAAAGTGGGGGTTATCGACAGTAAAACCGTTCAATCAAGTTTTATGGAAACACGTTACGTTGACTTTATCGACTATCAAGATAAGGCGTTAGCAACCGTAAAATTAGAACAGCATGCTATTGATTTTTTAGTCGACTTTAGCCAAAAAAGTTATTGGGTTAACCAAGGTTCGCCAAACAGTTACCTGGTTGAAAAAATCTTTTTAGGACAGCACAATAACTTTCAACGCCTAGAAACCTATGGTAAGAAAATTCGTTATGTCGATTGGGTGCTGCCTGGGATCCTTGGAATGAACATGATGTTCAGTTGCCTATTTGGTGTTGGCTACGTGATAGTACGTTATCGTAAAAATGCAGTATTAAAACGTTTAAAAGCGACACCGCTTTCAGCGTTTGAATTTGTATCAGCACAATTAGTGTCACGCATCTTTATTGTGATGTTTATGTCGAGTGTTGTTTATATTGGCTGTAATTTCTTTTTTGATTTTTACATGCTGGGCAGCTATTTTGATCTATTTATTATCGCAGTTTTAGGCGCTATTAGCTTAATATCTTTAGGTTTGCTGGTTGCGAGCAGAAGTAAGAGTGAAGAGCTTATTGGCGGTTTACTTAATTTGACCTCATGGCCAATGATGTTGTTATCAGGTGTTTGGTTTAGTTTAGAAGGTGCGCCCAATGCGGTAAAAGTTTTTGCTGACTTTTTACCTTTAACTCATTTAGTGGCTGGAGCGAGAAAAGTGATCACCGAAGGTGCAACCTTAGCTGATATCAGTTATCACCTGACCGCACTTTTGATTATGAGTACTATCTTTTTAGCGTTAGGCTCTTACTTATTTAGTTGGAATACCGAGCGATAA
- a CDS encoding DUF4202 domain-containing protein: MTSSRLTAVLCAIDKINSEDPNQTLVNGHPQANELLYGQYMTSCLEQYFPQSNELLQIAVRAQHIKRWDLKRTEFDEGKAGYYQWRISQGKFHAELTKSLMLENDYSEHEAELTACILRKEQLKTNANTQTLEDVACLVFLQYYFDAFAAKYTEADNEAKIIRIVKKTWGKMSARGHEIALSLTLPNHLATLVGKALAD; the protein is encoded by the coding sequence ATGACTTCATCTCGTTTAACCGCCGTACTTTGTGCAATCGATAAAATAAATAGTGAAGATCCCAATCAAACACTTGTTAATGGGCATCCTCAAGCCAATGAATTACTTTATGGTCAATACATGACTTCTTGTCTTGAGCAGTACTTTCCTCAGTCAAATGAATTATTACAAATAGCTGTGCGGGCACAGCATATTAAACGCTGGGACTTAAAGCGTACCGAATTTGATGAAGGCAAAGCTGGCTATTATCAATGGCGAATTTCCCAAGGAAAGTTCCACGCTGAGCTCACTAAGTCATTAATGTTAGAAAATGATTATTCTGAGCATGAGGCTGAATTGACCGCTTGTATTTTAAGAAAAGAACAGCTCAAAACAAATGCCAACACGCAAACGTTAGAGGATGTCGCTTGCTTAGTATTCTTACAATATTACTTTGACGCTTTTGCCGCTAAATATACTGAAGCAGACAACGAAGCTAAAATCATTAGGATAGTAAAGAAAACTTGGGGAAAAATGTCAGCACGTGGTCACGAAATAGCACTTTCATTAACACTCCCTAACCATTTAGCGACCTTAGTGGGTAAAGCACTCGCTGATTAA
- a CDS encoding efflux RND transporter permease subunit, protein MILSDLSVKRPVFATVINLLIITFGIVAFLMLPLREYPDIDPPIVNISTNYPGASAAIVETKITQLLEDRISGVEGVKTINSNSRVGRSSITIEFNLDRDIDAATNDVRDRISRALNNLPEQADPPEVSKANDDENVIVWFVLQSETMSTLALTDYANRYIVDRFAVVDGVARIRVGGGRTYVMKIRLNRASMAARNITVQDIERTLRDENVELPAGRIESVDRDFSIRVERSYLSEQDFANMVIDRSESNSLVRLGDVAEVFIGAQDDENMFRGNGKNMVGLGVIKQSKGNTLDVVKSARKEMIAIRNTLPVGTTITNSYDSSVFIQGSIDEVYNTLIIAMLMVVLVIFLFLGNVRATLIPAITVPVALIGSMMALSWFGFSINLLTLLALVLAIGLVVDDAIVVLENIYRRIENGQTPLMAAYEGGREVAFAVVATTLVLVAVFVPLVFLSGNMGRLFTEFAIAISAAVIFSSLTALSLTPMMCSKMLKHRERSSSFGQKLDRAFARFEASYGRALKSSIHQPMLIVLVLGLALAAVFLLFNKLPSEYTPKEDRGNFFLMMQSAEGASYESNVKNMHEIEEKLLAYQAQGELDRVLVRVPGFGGSGGVAIVGLPEWDKRSIDTFSFINKINADMQSVTDVRAFAIMRRGIGGGGGGDNPVSFVLQGNTFKELAQWRDILITEAQKNPKLSNINSDYQETYPQLLVQIDRERAYDLGVTVGDIAQTLETMLGQRRVTTFVDRGEEYDVIVEGDEKQFQSPADIENLYIRSRTTDKLIPLASVLNIGENATSSQLNRYNRLRSITVTANLADGYALGDALDFLVDVTKNKLPEHVQVDYKGESLLLKESGNSIMFVFLLALLITYLVLAAQFESFIHPFVILLTVPLALVGALAGLELMGMSLNIYSQIGIIMLIGLAAKNGILIVEFANQLRDKGIAFEEALISASQQRLRPIVMTTFTTVTSAIPLVFAVGPGAESRMVIGVVIFAGVSLASIFTLFIVPGAYYWLCRNTGSPQAIANKIEQ, encoded by the coding sequence GTGATATTGTCTGACTTATCGGTTAAAAGACCGGTTTTTGCTACCGTTATAAATTTGCTTATCATTACTTTTGGTATTGTTGCTTTTTTAATGCTGCCATTACGAGAGTACCCTGATATTGACCCTCCTATTGTTAATATCAGTACTAATTACCCCGGCGCGTCAGCGGCGATTGTCGAGACTAAAATAACCCAATTACTTGAAGACAGAATCAGTGGCGTTGAAGGCGTTAAAACTATTAACTCAAACAGTCGTGTTGGTCGTTCTAGTATAACCATTGAATTTAATTTAGATCGAGATATTGATGCGGCGACTAATGATGTACGCGATCGTATTTCTCGAGCACTAAATAACTTACCAGAGCAAGCCGATCCTCCAGAAGTATCTAAAGCCAATGATGATGAAAACGTTATTGTTTGGTTTGTTTTACAAAGTGAAACCATGAGCACACTAGCGCTAACTGATTATGCTAATCGATATATTGTAGACCGTTTTGCTGTGGTTGATGGTGTTGCTCGCATACGGGTTGGTGGTGGACGTACTTATGTAATGAAAATACGGCTAAACCGTGCGTCAATGGCAGCGCGTAATATTACAGTACAGGATATTGAACGTACTTTACGTGATGAGAATGTTGAATTACCAGCGGGACGCATTGAGTCAGTTGATCGAGATTTCTCTATTCGTGTAGAGCGCAGTTATTTATCAGAACAAGATTTTGCCAATATGGTTATTGATCGTTCTGAAAGTAATTCACTGGTACGTTTAGGTGATGTTGCTGAAGTCTTTATTGGCGCGCAAGATGATGAAAACATGTTTCGTGGTAATGGCAAAAATATGGTTGGCTTGGGTGTTATTAAGCAATCTAAGGGGAATACCTTAGATGTTGTTAAGTCAGCAAGAAAAGAGATGATCGCTATTCGTAATACGCTACCTGTTGGTACCACTATTACTAATAGTTACGATAGCTCTGTTTTCATTCAAGGCTCGATTGATGAAGTCTATAACACGTTAATTATCGCCATGTTGATGGTGGTATTGGTTATCTTTTTATTTTTAGGTAATGTCCGAGCTACTCTTATACCCGCAATTACAGTACCCGTCGCTTTAATTGGTTCAATGATGGCGCTGTCATGGTTTGGTTTTTCTATTAACTTATTAACCTTACTCGCCTTAGTACTCGCAATTGGCTTGGTCGTTGATGATGCCATTGTTGTACTGGAAAATATTTATCGTCGTATCGAAAATGGTCAAACACCATTGATGGCAGCATATGAGGGGGGTCGTGAAGTTGCTTTTGCTGTTGTTGCAACTACGTTGGTGTTAGTAGCCGTATTTGTACCTCTTGTCTTTTTATCGGGTAATATGGGCCGATTATTTACCGAATTTGCTATCGCTATATCCGCCGCAGTAATATTTTCAAGCCTGACTGCTTTATCGCTTACACCAATGATGTGTTCAAAAATGTTAAAACACAGAGAGCGGAGCTCTTCCTTTGGTCAAAAGCTAGATCGTGCTTTTGCTCGTTTTGAAGCATCTTATGGTCGCGCCCTTAAAAGTAGTATTCATCAACCCATGCTTATCGTACTCGTGTTGGGCTTAGCACTAGCCGCAGTGTTTTTGCTGTTTAATAAATTACCTTCTGAATACACACCGAAAGAAGACCGTGGCAATTTCTTTTTAATGATGCAAAGCGCTGAAGGCGCAAGTTATGAAAGCAACGTTAAAAATATGCATGAAATTGAAGAAAAGCTTCTAGCTTATCAAGCTCAAGGTGAGTTAGACCGAGTGTTAGTGCGTGTACCTGGTTTTGGTGGGAGCGGTGGTGTTGCTATTGTTGGCTTACCTGAATGGGATAAACGTAGTATTGATACATTCAGTTTTATTAATAAAATAAACGCAGATATGCAAAGTGTGACTGATGTACGAGCCTTTGCCATCATGCGCCGTGGCATTGGTGGCGGTGGCGGTGGTGATAACCCTGTGTCTTTTGTTTTACAGGGGAACACCTTTAAAGAGCTAGCACAGTGGCGTGATATTTTGATCACAGAAGCGCAAAAAAATCCTAAATTGTCGAATATCAACAGTGATTATCAAGAAACATATCCTCAGTTATTAGTTCAAATAGATCGTGAACGTGCCTATGATTTAGGTGTGACAGTGGGTGATATCGCCCAAACCCTAGAGACCATGCTAGGTCAACGTCGTGTTACAACGTTTGTTGATCGAGGTGAAGAGTATGATGTAATTGTTGAAGGTGATGAAAAGCAATTTCAAAGCCCGGCAGACATTGAAAATTTATATATTCGCTCTCGTACTACCGACAAATTAATACCATTAGCGAGTGTTTTAAATATTGGTGAAAATGCAACCTCGTCTCAACTCAATCGTTATAACCGCTTGCGTAGTATTACTGTTACTGCAAATTTGGCTGATGGTTATGCTTTAGGTGACGCACTAGATTTCCTTGTCGATGTGACTAAAAATAAACTGCCAGAACATGTGCAAGTGGATTATAAAGGCGAGTCGCTATTGCTAAAAGAATCAGGTAATTCCATCATGTTTGTTTTTTTGTTGGCCCTATTAATTACTTATTTGGTGTTAGCTGCCCAGTTTGAAAGCTTTATTCATCCTTTTGTTATTTTACTTACCGTACCGTTAGCACTGGTTGGTGCACTTGCTGGGCTCGAGTTAATGGGCATGAGTTTAAATATCTACAGCCAAATTGGTATTATCATGCTAATAGGCTTAGCAGCTAAAAATGGTATTTTAATTGTAGAATTTGCCAACCAGTTACGTGACAAAGGGATTGCTTTTGAAGAAGCATTAATTAGTGCTTCACAGCAAAGATTACGCCCTATTGTTATGACAACATTTACAACGGTAACCAGTGCTATTCCTTTAGTGTTTGCGGTCGGTCCTGGAGCTGAAAGTAGAATGGTGATTGGCGTGGTGATTTTTGCGGGTGTATCACTAGCGAGTATATTTACCTTATTTATTGTGCCAGGCGCATATTATTGGTTATGTCGTAATACAGGCTCTCCGCAGGCGATTGCTAATAAAATTGAACAGTAA
- a CDS encoding YbaN family protein gives MNELLAQRLLKLTGLFFVGLALLGVVLPILPTTPFLLVAASCFAKSSPRMNKILLRHKVFGPLIYHWQTSGSIPKRAKTIALSTIILATMGSCYQLDNNLLRVLVIVLVAGPFIFLWRLPLSAEEQQT, from the coding sequence ATGAACGAACTGCTAGCACAGCGGCTCTTAAAACTTACTGGTTTGTTCTTTGTAGGTCTTGCTCTACTGGGTGTGGTATTGCCGATTCTTCCTACCACACCTTTTCTGTTAGTTGCGGCGAGTTGTTTTGCTAAGTCTTCGCCACGTATGAATAAAATATTACTTAGACATAAAGTTTTTGGCCCCTTGATTTACCATTGGCAAACATCAGGCAGTATTCCTAAAAGGGCTAAAACAATCGCTTTAAGTACTATTATCTTAGCCACCATGGGTTCGTGCTATCAATTAGACAATAACCTACTGCGAGTGTTGGTCATCGTTTTAGTTGCAGGGCCCTTTATTTTTCTATGGCGTTTACCTCTTTCAGCAGAGGAACAACAAACTTAA